The Theropithecus gelada isolate Dixy chromosome 11, Tgel_1.0, whole genome shotgun sequence genome includes a region encoding these proteins:
- the DYNLL1 gene encoding dynein light chain 1, cytoplasmic, which produces MCDRKAVIKNADMSEEMQQDSVECATQALEKYNIEKDIAAHIKKEFDKKYNPTWHCIVGRNFGSYVTHETKHFIYFYLGQVAILLFKSG; this is translated from the exons ATGTGCGACCGAAAGGCCGTGATCAAAAATGCGGACATGTCGGAAGAGATGCAACAGGACTCGGTGGAGTGCGCTACTCAGGCGCTGGAGAAATACAACATAGAGAAGGACATTGCGGCTCATATCAAGAAG GAATTTGACAAGAAGTACAATCCCACCTGGCATTGCATCGTGGGAAGGAACTTCGGCAGTTACGTGACACATGAAACCAAACACTTCATCTACTTCTACCTGGGCCAAGTGGCCATTCTTCTGTTCAAATCCGGTTAA